A single Desulfobaculum xiamenense DNA region contains:
- a CDS encoding BPL-N domain-containing protein — MSSIYIYWDESHLWGLLAWRAIKSWGLPHRLVRGDEIADGLLSAEPPLMLLVPGGWARAKYDHLGEQGVSEVRSYIRHGGVYMGFCGGTGLALTGPYGLGLCPWKRRAFTDRLQHACSGHMFTRLGERGGLTPDVLPERPLIPVWWPARFEYQPRDDVRVLATYEAPGPDFWVADLPLDSMPKQPLADLETQYGIRIWPEFMTDQPCIIEGNFGKGRYLLSYAHLETPSSPDANLWFAHILQRLTGLSPAVGSPSVLPAWNLDSLERRWPDAAGGEALAAAKAALEEIIALGMDHLLIFRRNSWLLGWRRGIPGAYINSLYSMACQAQNLVPTPEAEAYWKNHCDAFLENLDMFSHGLAGYLLAERLAMSVPESSGDIPSDSLREQRTALFGQHMQYGGLFAKLARVLDKLLWLALRDGGD; from the coding sequence ATGTCAAGCATCTATATATACTGGGACGAGTCGCACCTGTGGGGTCTTCTGGCCTGGAGAGCCATCAAATCGTGGGGGTTGCCGCATCGTCTCGTACGCGGCGACGAAATCGCGGACGGCCTTCTTTCTGCCGAACCGCCCCTCATGCTGCTGGTTCCCGGCGGTTGGGCCCGGGCAAAATACGATCACCTCGGCGAGCAGGGCGTCTCCGAAGTCCGCAGCTACATCCGCCACGGCGGCGTGTACATGGGCTTCTGCGGCGGCACCGGCCTCGCCCTCACCGGGCCCTACGGTCTCGGCCTGTGCCCGTGGAAGCGCCGCGCCTTCACGGATCGCCTTCAGCACGCATGCAGCGGGCACATGTTCACCCGCCTCGGCGAACGCGGCGGCCTGACCCCGGACGTTCTGCCCGAGCGGCCGCTCATCCCCGTGTGGTGGCCCGCCCGCTTCGAGTACCAGCCGCGCGACGACGTGCGCGTGCTGGCCACCTACGAGGCTCCCGGCCCGGATTTCTGGGTGGCGGACCTGCCGCTGGACAGCATGCCCAAGCAGCCGCTGGCCGACCTCGAAACCCAGTACGGCATCCGCATCTGGCCGGAATTCATGACCGACCAGCCCTGCATCATTGAAGGCAATTTCGGCAAGGGACGCTATCTGCTGTCCTACGCGCACCTCGAAACGCCCTCATCGCCCGACGCCAACCTCTGGTTTGCGCATATCCTGCAGCGCCTGACGGGCCTGTCCCCCGCCGTAGGCTCGCCCTCGGTCCTGCCCGCGTGGAATCTCGACAGCCTCGAGCGCCGCTGGCCGGATGCTGCGGGCGGAGAGGCACTGGCCGCGGCCAAGGCCGCCCTCGAAGAAATCATCGCCCTCGGCATGGACCACCTGCTCATCTTCCGGCGCAACTCGTGGCTTCTGGGCTGGCGGCGCGGCATCCCCGGCGCGTACATCAATTCGCTCTACTCCATGGCCTGTCAGGCCCAGAACCTCGTGCCCACGCCCGAGGCCGAGGCCTACTGGAAAAACCACTGCGACGCCTTCCTCGAAAATCTCGACATGTTCAGCCACGGGCTGGCCGGATACCTGCTGGCCGAGCGGCTGGCCATGAGCGTTCCCGAATCGTCCGGCGACATCCCGAGCGACAGCCTGCGCGAGCAGCGCACCGCCCTCTTCGGCCAGCACATGCAATACGGCGGACTCTTCGCCAAGCTCGCCCGCGTGCTGGACAAGCTGCTCTGGCTGGCCCTTCGCGACGGAGGAGACTGA
- a CDS encoding valine--tRNA ligase: MAAKTLPKGYEPADVESRWRAYWEENKTFTPDVDAEGQPYSIVIPPPNVTGQLHIGHALNLTLQDILCRYNRQQGRKVLWVPGMDHAGIATQNVVERKLATEGLKREDLGREKFIERVWEWKEEYGGKILNQIRRLGCSVDWTRERFTMDEGLSRAVREVFVQLYEEGLIYKGDYIVNWCPRCNTALADDEVDHSAEKGALHYITYKLEDGSGDITIATTRPETMLADTAIAVHPEDERFNHLIGKYAILPLVGRRLIIIGDKYVDREFGTGCLKVTPAHDMNDWELGRKHNLEVISILNEDGTLNEKAGEFAGMTCPDARKKIIGMLEEAGHLVRIDEHEHNVGHCYRCKTVIEPFVSTQWFVAVKSLAEEAAKAVEDGRTKIYPASWNKTYFHWLDNIRDWCISRQLWWGHRIPAWTCEECGELVVSRQDPTTCPKCGASRLVQDEDVLDTWFSSALWPFTTMGWPDKTRELEQFYPTSCLSTGFDILFFWVARMMMMGLHFLDKVPFNDVYIHALVRDGEGKKMSKSTGNVIDPLIMCDKYGTDSLRLTLAALAAMGRDVKLAEERIEGYRHFMNKMWNAARFAMMNLPEEVPAVDVRDASSVADRWILTRIEEVKDAVQEAIEGYRFNDAAQAIYNFTWREFCDWYLEMIKGDLNGEDEARKAMTQKVLHTVLSELLTLAHPIIPFITEEIYATLPGHEDADLASERYPERRPECRMAGVVEHMQLLQDVIVSVRNIRGELNIKPSLPLDVLVRTTDDATRDFLIDHQDLIVALARVQSVTAGTDVVAPKACASHVVSGNEVFVPLIGAVDFDVELARMDKELGKVDKVLSGIEKKLANTSFVENAPAEVVEGERAKAAELQEKKEKLARLQQRLRDAMA, translated from the coding sequence ATGGCAGCAAAGACCCTGCCCAAAGGTTACGAGCCCGCGGACGTTGAGTCCCGTTGGCGCGCCTACTGGGAAGAGAACAAGACCTTCACCCCCGACGTGGACGCCGAGGGCCAGCCCTATTCCATCGTCATTCCCCCGCCGAACGTCACCGGCCAGCTCCACATCGGCCACGCGCTGAACCTCACCCTGCAGGATATCCTGTGCCGTTACAACCGGCAGCAGGGCCGCAAGGTGCTGTGGGTTCCCGGCATGGACCATGCGGGTATCGCCACCCAGAACGTCGTCGAGCGTAAGCTCGCCACCGAAGGCCTCAAGCGCGAGGATCTCGGCCGCGAGAAGTTCATCGAGCGCGTGTGGGAGTGGAAGGAGGAGTACGGCGGCAAGATTCTGAACCAGATTCGCCGCCTGGGCTGCTCCGTGGACTGGACCCGCGAGCGCTTCACCATGGACGAGGGCCTGTCGCGCGCCGTGCGTGAGGTGTTCGTGCAGCTCTACGAAGAGGGCCTCATCTACAAGGGCGACTACATCGTCAACTGGTGCCCGCGCTGCAACACCGCGCTGGCCGATGACGAGGTCGATCACTCCGCCGAGAAGGGTGCCCTGCACTACATCACCTACAAGCTCGAAGACGGCTCCGGCGACATCACCATCGCCACCACCCGTCCCGAGACCATGCTCGCCGACACGGCCATTGCCGTGCATCCCGAGGACGAGCGCTTCAATCACCTCATTGGCAAGTACGCCATCCTGCCGCTGGTGGGCCGCCGCCTCATCATCATCGGCGACAAGTACGTCGACCGTGAGTTCGGCACCGGCTGCCTGAAGGTGACCCCCGCCCACGACATGAACGACTGGGAGCTTGGCCGCAAGCACAACCTCGAAGTCATCTCCATCCTCAACGAGGACGGCACTCTCAACGAGAAGGCCGGTGAGTTCGCGGGCATGACCTGCCCCGATGCGCGCAAGAAGATCATCGGCATGCTCGAAGAGGCCGGTCATCTCGTGCGCATCGACGAGCACGAGCACAACGTGGGCCACTGCTACCGTTGCAAGACGGTCATCGAGCCGTTCGTGTCCACCCAGTGGTTCGTGGCCGTGAAGAGCCTCGCCGAAGAGGCCGCCAAGGCCGTCGAGGACGGACGTACCAAGATCTACCCCGCGTCGTGGAACAAGACCTATTTCCACTGGCTCGACAACATCCGCGACTGGTGCATCTCGCGCCAGCTGTGGTGGGGCCACCGCATCCCGGCGTGGACCTGTGAGGAGTGCGGCGAGCTTGTCGTGTCCCGTCAGGATCCCACCACCTGCCCCAAGTGCGGCGCAAGCCGCCTCGTGCAGGACGAGGACGTGCTCGACACCTGGTTCTCCTCCGCCCTGTGGCCCTTCACGACCATGGGCTGGCCGGACAAGACCCGCGAACTGGAACAGTTCTACCCCACGTCCTGCCTGAGCACCGGCTTCGACATCCTGTTCTTCTGGGTGGCCCGCATGATGATGATGGGCCTGCACTTCCTGGACAAGGTGCCCTTCAACGACGTGTACATCCACGCCCTCGTCCGTGACGGCGAAGGCAAGAAGATGTCCAAGTCCACCGGCAACGTCATCGACCCGCTCATCATGTGCGACAAGTACGGCACGGACAGCCTGCGCCTCACTCTCGCCGCGCTGGCGGCCATGGGCCGCGACGTGAAGCTCGCCGAGGAGCGCATCGAGGGCTACCGCCACTTCATGAACAAGATGTGGAACGCCGCACGTTTCGCCATGATGAACCTCCCCGAGGAAGTTCCGGCCGTGGACGTGCGCGACGCATCGAGCGTGGCCGACCGCTGGATCCTCACTCGCATCGAGGAAGTGAAGGACGCCGTGCAGGAGGCCATCGAGGGCTACCGCTTCAACGATGCCGCGCAGGCGATCTACAACTTCACTTGGCGTGAGTTCTGCGACTGGTACCTCGAAATGATCAAGGGCGACCTGAACGGCGAGGACGAGGCCCGCAAGGCCATGACGCAGAAGGTCCTGCACACCGTGCTGAGCGAACTGCTGACCCTCGCCCATCCGATCATCCCCTTCATCACCGAGGAGATCTACGCCACCCTGCCCGGACACGAGGACGCCGACCTCGCCAGCGAGCGCTATCCCGAGCGCCGTCCCGAGTGCCGCATGGCCGGTGTGGTGGAGCACATGCAGCTTCTGCAGGATGTCATCGTCAGCGTGCGAAACATCCGTGGCGAGCTGAACATCAAGCCGTCCCTGCCCCTCGACGTGCTCGTGCGCACCACCGACGACGCCACCCGCGACTTCCTGATTGATCATCAGGACCTCATCGTGGCCCTCGCCCGCGTGCAGAGCGTCACCGCCGGGACCGACGTCGTCGCTCCCAAGGCCTGCGCCTCGCATGTGGTGTCCGGCAACGAGGTTTTCGTGCCGCTCATCGGCGCGGTGGACTTCGATGTCGAACTGGCGCGCATGGACAAGGAACTCGGCAAGGTGGACAAGGTGCTCTCGGGCATCGAGAAGAAGCTTGCCAATACCTCCTTCGTGGAGAACGCCCCGGCCGAGGTGGTCGAGGGTGAGCGTGCCAAGGCCGCTGAACTCCAGGAAAAGAAGGAAAAGCTCGCTCGGCTTCAGCAGCGTCTGCGCGACGCCATGGCCTAG